One region of Mycolicibacterium rhodesiae NBB3 genomic DNA includes:
- the glnA gene encoding type I glutamate--ammonia ligase, producing MDRQKEFVLRTLEERDIRFVRLWFTDVLGYLKSVAIAPAELEGAFEEGIGFDGSAIEGFARVSEADMVARPDPSTFQVLPWTSSAGDHHSARMFCDITMPDGSPSWADSRHVLRRQLSKASDLGFSCYVHPEIEFFLLKPGDYDGSIPVPADNGGYFDQAVHDAAPNFRRHAIDALEQMGISVEFSHHEGAPGQQEIDLRYADALSMADNVMTFRYVVKEVALGDGVRASFMPKPFSEHPGSAMHTHMSLFEGETNAFHSPDDVLQLSDVAKSFIAGILEHANEISAVTNQWVNSYKRLVHGGEAPTAASWGAANRSALVRVPMYTPRKASSRRVEVRSPDSACNPYLTFAVLLAAGLRGIEKNYVLGPQAEDNVWNLTPEERRAMGYKELPGSLGVALSEMENSELVAEALGEHVFDYFLRNKRAEWENYRSHVTPFELKTYLSL from the coding sequence ATGGACCGGCAGAAGGAATTCGTGCTGCGCACGCTGGAAGAACGCGACATCCGCTTCGTCCGGTTGTGGTTCACCGATGTGCTCGGGTACCTCAAATCAGTCGCCATCGCGCCCGCCGAGCTGGAGGGCGCGTTCGAAGAGGGCATCGGCTTCGACGGGTCGGCGATCGAGGGCTTCGCCCGCGTCTCGGAGGCCGACATGGTCGCGCGGCCCGATCCGTCCACGTTCCAGGTGTTGCCCTGGACCTCCAGCGCCGGCGACCACCACTCGGCGCGGATGTTCTGCGACATCACGATGCCGGACGGGTCACCGTCGTGGGCCGACTCTCGGCACGTGCTGCGCCGCCAGCTGTCCAAGGCGAGTGACCTCGGCTTTTCGTGCTATGTGCACCCCGAGATCGAGTTTTTCCTCCTCAAGCCCGGCGACTATGACGGGTCGATCCCGGTGCCTGCGGACAACGGCGGCTATTTCGACCAGGCCGTGCACGACGCCGCGCCGAATTTCCGCCGCCACGCCATCGACGCGCTCGAGCAGATGGGCATCTCGGTCGAATTCAGCCACCACGAGGGCGCGCCGGGCCAGCAGGAGATCGACCTGCGCTATGCCGATGCGCTGTCGATGGCCGACAACGTGATGACCTTCCGGTACGTCGTCAAGGAAGTCGCCCTCGGGGATGGCGTGCGGGCGTCGTTCATGCCCAAGCCGTTCTCCGAACATCCCGGGTCGGCCATGCACACCCACATGAGCCTGTTCGAGGGCGAGACCAACGCGTTCCACAGCCCCGATGACGTGCTTCAACTCTCCGATGTCGCCAAATCGTTCATCGCAGGCATCCTCGAGCACGCCAACGAGATCAGTGCCGTCACCAACCAATGGGTGAACTCCTACAAGCGGCTGGTGCACGGTGGCGAGGCGCCGACCGCGGCGTCGTGGGGAGCCGCCAACCGTTCGGCGCTGGTGCGGGTGCCCATGTACACGCCGCGCAAGGCGTCGTCGCGACGCGTCGAGGTGCGCAGCCCCGACTCGGCATGCAACCCCTACCTGACCTTCGCCGTTCTGCTCGCCGCCGGGCTGCGCGGCATCGAGAAGAACTATGTCCTCGGCCCGCAGGCCGAGGACAACGTCTGGAATCTCACCCCCGAGGAACGCCGCGCGATGGGCTACAAGGAGCTGCCCGGCAGCCTCGGTGTGGCGCTTTCGGAGATGGAGAACTCCGAACTCGTCGCGGAAGCGTTGGGGGAGCACGTCTTCGACTACTTCCTGCGTAACAAGCGGGCCGAGTGGGAGAACTACCGCAGCCACGTCACGCCCTTCGAGCTCAAGACCTATCTGTCCCTCTAG
- a CDS encoding bifunctional [glutamine synthetase] adenylyltransferase/[glutamine synthetase]-adenylyl-L-tyrosine phosphorylase, with product MAKPATQRPKLPSVGRLGLVEPSAPADLNRLGWDTDAHVELLWSLSRAPDADTALATMVRLLDALGSGWGELNSELVSDRGLRGRLFGVLGSSLALGDHLVAHPDSWRLLAGKVELPSAQNLRTQFAELAEKATGATDALQPLQTLYRDRMLVLAGLDLASIVENEPVLPFTTVGEHLSDLADAALGAALTVAHKTVGDDGSSRLAVIAMGKCGARELNYVSDVDVIFVAEDSKNNLATATRVAGEMMRFAADAFFEVDAALRPEGKQGQLVRTLESHVAYYQRWAKTWEFQALMKARPAVGDAELGKQYIDALMPMVWTACEREDFVSEVQAMRRRVVENVPAGVRTREIKLGKGGLRDVEFAVQLLQLVHGRNDESLHVASTVDALAALGAGGYIGRDDTANLTASYEFLRLLEHRLQLQRLKRTHMLPEEDDEEAMRWLARAAHMRPDGTHDALGVLREELKRQNMRVSRLHAKLFYQPLLESFGAFGIPDGMSSGAAERQLAALGYEGPQSALTHLRALIGDSGRRGQVQRVLLPTLLDWLSDTPDPDAGLLSYRRISEALADARWYLSTLRDEGAVAKRLMHVLGISAYVPELLMRAPEVIQLYADGPDGPKLCDVEPEGVARALVASAGRHADPVRAIAAARTLRRRELARIASADLLGMLEVTDVCRALTSVWVAVLQAALEAVIRDNTGDDGAPARIAVIGMGRLGGAELGYGSDADVMFVCEPNPGVEESVAVKWSVSVAEKVRTLVGTPSADPPLEIDANLRPEGRNGPLVRTLASYEAYYQKYAQTWEVQALLRAHRVAGDVDLGERFLLMIDKTRYPSGGVSQEAVQEIRRIKARVDAERLPRGADPNTHTKLGRGGLADIEWTVQLLQLRHAHKVPALHCTSTLEALNAIGAAELIAEADVELLRQAWLTATRARNALVLVRGKPTDQLPGPGRQLNAVALAAGWDGDDGGEFLDNYLRVTRRAKAVVRKVFGG from the coding sequence GTGGCCAAACCTGCGACGCAGCGTCCGAAGCTGCCCAGCGTAGGACGGCTCGGGCTCGTCGAACCCTCCGCGCCCGCCGACCTGAATCGGCTGGGCTGGGACACCGATGCCCACGTCGAGTTGTTGTGGTCGCTGTCGCGCGCCCCGGACGCCGACACCGCGCTGGCGACGATGGTGCGCCTGCTCGACGCCTTGGGCAGCGGCTGGGGCGAACTGAACTCCGAACTCGTCAGCGACCGCGGACTGCGGGGTCGGTTGTTCGGCGTGCTCGGGTCGTCGCTCGCGCTCGGTGACCACCTGGTCGCCCATCCGGACAGCTGGCGGTTGTTGGCGGGCAAGGTGGAGTTGCCGTCGGCGCAGAACCTGCGCACCCAGTTTGCCGAGCTGGCCGAAAAGGCAACGGGCGCAACGGACGCGCTGCAACCGCTGCAGACGCTCTACCGCGACCGGATGTTGGTGCTGGCGGGTCTCGACCTGGCGTCGATCGTGGAGAACGAGCCTGTCCTGCCGTTCACGACGGTCGGCGAGCATCTGTCCGACCTCGCTGACGCCGCGCTCGGTGCCGCGCTGACCGTCGCGCACAAGACGGTGGGAGACGACGGCTCGTCGCGGCTGGCCGTCATCGCGATGGGCAAGTGCGGTGCACGCGAGCTGAACTACGTCAGCGACGTCGACGTGATCTTCGTTGCCGAGGACTCCAAGAACAATCTCGCGACGGCGACCCGGGTGGCCGGCGAGATGATGCGGTTCGCCGCCGACGCGTTCTTCGAAGTGGACGCGGCGCTGCGCCCCGAAGGAAAGCAAGGGCAGCTGGTGCGCACGTTGGAGTCCCACGTCGCCTACTACCAGCGCTGGGCCAAGACGTGGGAGTTCCAGGCGCTGATGAAAGCGCGGCCCGCCGTCGGCGACGCCGAACTCGGCAAGCAGTACATCGATGCGCTGATGCCGATGGTGTGGACGGCGTGCGAACGCGAGGACTTCGTCTCCGAGGTGCAGGCCATGCGCCGCCGCGTCGTCGAGAACGTGCCCGCGGGCGTACGGACCCGCGAGATCAAGCTCGGGAAGGGCGGGCTGCGCGACGTCGAGTTCGCGGTCCAGCTCCTGCAGTTGGTGCACGGCCGCAACGACGAGTCGCTGCATGTGGCGTCGACGGTCGACGCGCTGGCCGCGTTGGGGGCAGGTGGCTACATCGGTCGCGACGACACCGCGAACCTCACCGCGTCCTATGAGTTTCTGCGCCTGCTCGAGCACCGGCTGCAACTGCAGCGGCTCAAGCGCACGCACATGCTGCCCGAAGAAGACGACGAGGAAGCCATGCGCTGGCTGGCGCGGGCCGCGCACATGCGTCCCGACGGCACGCACGACGCCCTCGGGGTGCTGCGTGAAGAACTGAAGCGACAGAACATGCGGGTGTCGCGGCTGCACGCCAAGCTGTTCTATCAGCCGTTGCTGGAATCCTTTGGCGCGTTCGGGATTCCGGATGGCATGAGCTCCGGCGCGGCCGAACGCCAGCTGGCCGCGCTCGGCTACGAGGGGCCGCAGAGCGCCCTCACACATCTGCGGGCGTTGATCGGTGACAGCGGCCGTCGCGGCCAGGTGCAGCGGGTGCTGCTGCCGACGCTTCTGGACTGGCTGTCGGACACACCGGATCCGGATGCGGGTCTGCTGTCGTACCGGCGCATCAGCGAGGCACTTGCTGACGCCCGGTGGTATCTGTCGACGCTGCGCGACGAAGGCGCGGTGGCCAAGCGCCTGATGCATGTGCTGGGCATCTCCGCCTATGTGCCCGAGCTGCTGATGCGGGCACCGGAGGTCATCCAGCTCTACGCCGACGGGCCGGACGGGCCGAAGCTGTGCGACGTCGAACCCGAAGGGGTGGCCCGCGCGCTGGTCGCTTCGGCCGGCAGACACGCCGACCCGGTGCGGGCGATCGCCGCGGCACGCACCCTGCGCAGGAGGGAACTGGCCCGCATCGCATCGGCCGACCTGCTGGGCATGCTCGAGGTGACCGACGTGTGCCGAGCGCTGACGTCGGTGTGGGTGGCGGTGCTGCAGGCTGCGCTCGAAGCGGTGATCCGGGACAACACCGGCGACGACGGCGCGCCGGCCCGCATCGCGGTGATCGGGATGGGGCGCCTCGGCGGCGCCGAGTTGGGCTACGGCTCAGACGCCGATGTCATGTTCGTCTGTGAACCGAACCCCGGTGTCGAGGAGTCGGTCGCGGTGAAGTGGTCGGTCTCGGTCGCGGAGAAGGTGCGCACGCTGGTGGGCACGCCGTCTGCTGATCCGCCGCTGGAGATCGATGCCAACCTGCGGCCGGAAGGCCGCAACGGTCCCTTGGTGCGAACGCTCGCCTCGTATGAGGCGTACTACCAGAAGTATGCGCAGACGTGGGAAGTGCAGGCGCTGCTGCGGGCCCACCGGGTGGCGGGCGACGTCGACCTCGGTGAGCGTTTCCTGCTGATGATCGACAAGACGCGCTACCCCTCGGGCGGAGTGTCACAGGAAGCCGTGCAGGAGATCCGGCGGATCAAGGCGCGAGTGGACGCCGAACGGCTGCCGCGGGGCGCCGATCCGAACACCCACACCAAGCTGGGACGGGGCGGGCTCGCCGACATCGAGTGGACGGTGCAGCTGCTGCAGCTGCGGCACGCGCACAAAGTGCCTGCGCTGCACTGCACCTCGACGCTGGAAGCGCTGAACGCGATCGGTGCCGCCGAGCTGATCGCGGAGGCCGACGTCGAGCTGCTGCGGCAGGCCTGGCTGACCGCGACCCGGGCGCGCAATGCGCTGGTGCTGGTGCGCGGTAAGCCCACCGATCAGCTGCCGGGGCCGGGCCGTCAGCTCAACGCGGTCGCGCTGGCCGCAGGCTGGGACGGCGACGACGGCGGGGAGTTCCTCGACAACTACCTGCGCGTGACGCGCAGGGCAAAAGCAGTGGTACGGAAGGTTTTCGGTGGATAG
- a CDS encoding TIGR03619 family F420-dependent LLM class oxidoreductase — MKIYVSAAFLDTGEVVEIARAADDLGYDGLGIPDHVINLETLKTPYPYTKDGKRRWEAFTDWPDPWVLIGALAMVTTRLRFVTTVYLPAMRDPYSAAKSIGTAAVLAGGRLELGIGVGWCEEEFTLMGQQFARRGKRTDEMLELMKELWKPGWTEFDGEFYQTPRLEMEPTPPHIPVFVGGLSDIALRRAARHDGWIGDLISTDQALIRVEKLREMRADKGLSMDGFTVITPLTDAFTPEHYERAQAGGIDGIITMPWMFYSGPLATLDEKIDGMRKFRKDMALD, encoded by the coding sequence ATGAAGATCTACGTGAGCGCGGCCTTCCTCGATACGGGTGAAGTCGTCGAGATCGCCAGGGCTGCAGATGATCTCGGCTATGACGGCCTTGGCATCCCCGACCATGTGATCAACCTCGAAACGCTGAAGACGCCGTACCCCTACACCAAGGACGGTAAGCGCCGGTGGGAGGCTTTCACCGACTGGCCGGATCCGTGGGTCCTGATCGGCGCCCTCGCGATGGTCACCACGCGGCTGCGGTTCGTCACGACGGTGTACCTGCCCGCGATGCGTGATCCGTACTCGGCGGCGAAATCCATTGGCACGGCTGCGGTATTGGCCGGCGGGCGGCTCGAACTCGGTATCGGCGTGGGCTGGTGCGAGGAAGAGTTCACGTTGATGGGGCAGCAGTTCGCCCGCCGCGGTAAGCGCACCGACGAGATGCTCGAGTTGATGAAGGAGCTCTGGAAGCCGGGCTGGACGGAGTTCGACGGCGAGTTCTACCAGACACCGCGACTGGAAATGGAACCGACACCACCGCACATTCCGGTGTTCGTGGGCGGCCTGTCCGACATCGCCTTACGCCGGGCCGCGCGTCACGACGGCTGGATCGGTGATCTGATCTCCACCGATCAGGCCTTGATACGTGTCGAGAAGCTCCGCGAGATGCGCGCCGACAAGGGCCTGTCGATGGACGGTTTCACCGTCATCACGCCGCTGACCGACGCGTTCACCCCCGAGCACTACGAGCGGGCGCAGGCCGGCGGAATCGACGGCATCATCACGATGCCGTGGATGTTCTACTCGGGACCGCTGGCCACCCTCGACGAGAAGATCGACGGGATGCGCAAGTTCCGCAAGGACATGGCGCTGGATTAG
- a CDS encoding PaaI family thioesterase: MSMDFGFDLISDEEYERQRALYGPLTQALRRLIEAGLHTEVDEDTVREAHDRIEALTQLLESKQRAVTTTLRHEATGRPLAWANPAVGLRNAIAPPMVIHHEDDGNCWSEFTLSGAYEGPPGWVHGGICALVLDHLLGEAASEGLTQPKFTGTISLRYLRGTPLGPLRAEAFVERTEGVKTFARGYLKDAEGPTVEAEGVFIRPAWARDAG; the protein is encoded by the coding sequence ATGAGTATGGACTTCGGGTTCGACCTGATCAGCGACGAGGAGTACGAGCGTCAGCGCGCGCTCTACGGCCCGCTGACGCAAGCGTTGCGCAGGCTCATCGAGGCGGGTCTGCACACCGAGGTCGACGAGGACACCGTGCGCGAAGCCCACGACCGGATCGAGGCGCTGACCCAGTTGCTCGAGAGCAAGCAGCGGGCCGTCACGACGACGCTGCGCCACGAGGCGACCGGGCGGCCACTGGCATGGGCCAATCCCGCTGTCGGACTGCGCAATGCGATCGCACCGCCGATGGTCATCCATCACGAGGACGACGGAAACTGCTGGAGTGAGTTCACGTTGTCGGGCGCCTATGAGGGGCCGCCCGGTTGGGTGCACGGAGGCATCTGTGCCCTGGTGCTGGACCACCTCCTGGGCGAGGCCGCGAGCGAGGGCCTGACCCAGCCGAAGTTCACGGGCACGATCTCACTGCGCTACCTGCGTGGAACGCCGCTGGGCCCGCTGCGCGCGGAGGCCTTCGTGGAGCGCACCGAAGGGGTCAAGACGTTCGCGCGCGGCTACCTCAAGGATGCCGAGGGCCCGACCGTCGAGGCCGAGGGTGTGTTCATCCGTCCGGCGTGGGCGCGTGACGCCGGATGA